Proteins encoded together in one bacterium window:
- a CDS encoding decaprenyl-phosphate phosphoribosyltransferase, producing MKLFKFLRLIRVHQWIKNVFVFVPLLFSLHLFDKDYFLTTLYAFLVFCLASSAIYVINDLVDIESDRAHPLKKNRPLPSGAISKTTAIITSSLFLVLVFWMMMYFNREFIFLVVTFVVMNILYSFWFKNIVLLDIFSIAAGFSIRVLAGAFVIQVPISSWLLLTTMFISLFLGVMKRRSELVLVTENSKQILETVEQKSRKVLTQYSLNFADQMATVAATGVIVCYALYTVAPRTVSVFQTERLIYTTPFVVFGIFRFMYLEYISGKGENTTRTLATDLPMILNVLVYAFVTVFIIYKLI from the coding sequence ATGAAACTATTCAAGTTTCTTCGTCTTATCCGTGTTCACCAATGGATAAAAAACGTATTCGTTTTTGTTCCTTTGCTTTTCTCGCTGCATCTGTTTGATAAAGATTATTTCCTGACAACGTTATATGCATTTCTGGTTTTTTGCCTGGCCTCAAGCGCAATATATGTTATCAATGATCTCGTTGATATTGAATCTGACAGAGCACATCCTTTAAAAAAGAACAGACCTCTTCCTTCTGGTGCGATTTCCAAAACAACGGCAATAATTACATCTTCATTATTTCTAGTTTTAGTTTTCTGGATGATGATGTACTTCAACAGAGAATTTATCTTTTTGGTAGTGACGTTTGTGGTGATGAATATTTTGTATTCATTCTGGTTTAAGAACATTGTTTTACTTGATATTTTTTCAATCGCTGCTGGATTTTCGATAAGAGTGCTTGCCGGAGCATTTGTGATTCAGGTACCGATATCAAGCTGGCTTTTGCTGACAACAATGTTTATTTCTTTGTTCCTCGGTGTGATGAAGAGAAGGTCGGAGCTTGTTTTAGTTACCGAAAATAGTAAACAGATTCTTGAAACTGTAGAACAAAAGAGCAGAAAAGTTTTAACACAATACTCGCTTAATTTTGCAGATCAGATGGCAACTGTTGCAGCAACAGGAGTTATCGTTTGTTATGCTCTATATACGGTTGCGCCGAGAACCGTATCAGTTTTTCAAACTGAAAGATTGATCTACACAACACCCTTTGTTGTATTTGGGATTTTTAGATTTATGTATCTTGAATACATCAGCGGAAAAGGAGAAAATACTACAAGAACTCTTGCTACTGATTTGCCCATGATCTTAAATGTTCTGGTATATGCATTCGTTACTGTTTTTATTATTTATAAATTGATATAA
- a CDS encoding HlyC/CorC family transporter — protein sequence MEHQIIYLLILLALSAFFSGTELAFVVANKLKIEVRARKKNLAALSAKYFINSPQNFFSTILIGNNIVNITYASLGAVFLASLFGWGDLTILIVLSVVLLFFGEIIPKYFGRELADRIVLLTALPLRMVSYLLLPFVKITSAISNKVVQTSSLKTDNLYHLFDKDDIKGLVKESEIAGIVDKRDSVLINKVIELGDQRVYEAMTPRTEIVGVEITSDIKEVLTIFVESDFSKLPVYEDNLDNIKGVLLAKDLFKSPASIKDILREVSFIPETKKSFEVLNDFLEKRNSLAIVVDEHGGTAGIVTLEDILEELFGEIEDEFDIQEVICRRIAKDTYIISGKVEVDHINEKYNLNFEEGDYETLSGFITTKSGKIPAPGEVITVDNFSIQIIRATVQKIDLVKLSLLTPSN from the coding sequence ATGGAACATCAGATAATATATCTTTTAATTTTACTTGCACTCAGTGCATTCTTTTCAGGGACTGAGCTTGCCTTTGTTGTAGCCAACAAATTGAAAATTGAAGTAAGAGCACGCAAAAAAAATCTTGCTGCATTAAGTGCAAAATATTTTATAAATAGTCCACAAAACTTTTTCTCTACAATTCTAATCGGAAATAATATTGTCAATATTACATACGCTTCATTGGGCGCAGTATTTCTAGCTTCACTTTTTGGATGGGGTGATCTGACAATCCTGATAGTATTATCCGTCGTTTTACTTTTTTTTGGTGAAATTATTCCTAAATATTTTGGCAGAGAGCTTGCCGATAGGATTGTTCTTTTAACTGCTCTTCCGCTTCGTATGGTTTCCTATCTGCTGCTTCCTTTTGTTAAAATCACTTCTGCCATTTCAAATAAAGTTGTTCAGACTTCAAGTCTTAAAACCGATAACCTCTACCACCTTTTTGATAAGGATGATATTAAAGGTCTTGTTAAGGAAAGTGAAATAGCAGGAATAGTTGATAAAAGAGATAGTGTTCTTATCAACAAAGTTATTGAACTTGGTGATCAGAGAGTTTATGAAGCTATGACTCCGAGGACTGAAATTGTTGGGGTTGAAATTACGAGTGATATTAAAGAAGTGTTAACAATTTTTGTTGAATCAGATTTTTCAAAGCTGCCGGTTTATGAAGATAATCTGGATAACATTAAAGGTGTACTTCTTGCAAAAGATCTCTTCAAATCTCCGGCAAGTATCAAAGATATTCTTCGTGAAGTTAGTTTCATTCCGGAGACGAAAAAAAGTTTTGAAGTGCTTAATGATTTTCTAGAAAAAAGAAATTCACTTGCAATAGTCGTGGATGAACACGGCGGAACAGCAGGCATAGTAACACTTGAAGATATTCTCGAAGAATTATTTGGTGAGATTGAGGATGAATTTGATATTCAGGAAGTTATTTGCCGAAGAATCGCAAAAGACACATATATCATCAGCGGTAAAGTTGAAGTTGATCATATAAATGAAAAGTATAATCTTAATTTTGAAGAAGGCGATTACGAGACACTCTCCGGATTTATTACAACTAAGAGCGGAAAAATACCTGCGCCCGGTGAAGTCATCACTGTTGATAACTTCAGCATACAAATAATCCGTGCAACTGTACAGAAAATAGATCTGGTTAAACTTTCTCTTCTCACACCTTCAAATTGA